One genomic window of Chelonoidis abingdonii isolate Lonesome George chromosome 5, CheloAbing_2.0, whole genome shotgun sequence includes the following:
- the NUDT9 gene encoding ADP-ribose pyrophosphatase, mitochondrial isoform X2 produces MARWCLARTVTVVSLTVTLSAVAVSSVPVHWFNFYPVSMLSCYSPNENVHNKAHTSPYPGSKVERSKVPTDKVSWLVEWEDYKPVEYTAASVLAGPTWADPQISAKNFSPKFNEKDGQVERRSLSGLYEVENGRPRNPSGRTGLVGRGLLGRWGPNHAADPIITRWKRDSSGNKITHPISGKNILQFVAIKRKDCGEWAIPGGMVDPGEKISATLKREFSEEALNSLQKSRAEKEEMEKQMNRLFNQEHFVVYKGYVDDPRNTDNAWIETEAVNYHDEPGETMDNLFLEAGDDAGKVKWVDISEKLKLYANHGDFIKLVAEKRGAHWNEDPVPGRHK; encoded by the exons ATGGCAAGGTGGTGTCTGGCCCGGACTGTTACTGTGGTGTCTCTCACTGTAACTCTGTCTGCTGTTGCTGTCAG CTCAGTTCCAGTTCATTGGTTTAATTTTTACCCTGTCAGCATGCTGAGCTGTTACAGTCCAAATGAAAATGTCCACAACAAAGCCCACACGTCCCCATATCCAGGGTCAAAGGTTGAGCGCAGCAAAGTACCTACTGATAAAGTGAGCTGGCTAGTTGAGTGGGAGGATTACAAGCCTGTGGAATACACTGCAGCTTCTGTCTTGGCTGGACCCACGTGGGCAGATCCACAGATCAG TGCCAAAAACTTTTCTCCCAAATTCAATGAGAAAGATGGACAAGTGGAGAGGAGGAGTCTGAGTGGCTTGTATGAGGTTGAAAATGGGAGGCCCAG aaatccGTCTGGCAGGACGGGATTGGTGGGTCGAGGATTATTAGGGCGCTGGGGACCAAACCATGCTGCAGATCCTATAATAACTAG GTGGAAGAGAGATAGCAGTGGCAATAAAATAACTCACCCAATCTCTGGCAAGAACATTTTACAGTTTGTGGCAATCAAGAGGAAAGACTGTGGGGAATGGGCCATCCCAGGG ggTATGGTAGATCCAGGAGAGAAGATTAGTGCCACACTGAAACGAGAATTTAGTGAGGAGGCCTTAAACTCCTTACAGAAATCCagagcagagaaggaagagatggAGAAGCAAATGAACAGACTCTTCAACCAGGAACATTTTGTG GTGTATAAGGGATATGTTGATGATCCTCGTAATACAGACAATGCCTGGATAGAGACAGAAGCTGTGAACTACCATGACGAACCTG GTGAGACAATGGATAACTTGTTTCTGGAAGCAGGAGATGATGCTGGGAAAGTGAAATGGGTTGACATCAGTGAGAAACTCAAGCTATATGCGAATCATGGTGACTTCATCAAACTTGTAGCTGAGAAACGGGGAGCACACTGGAATGAAGATCCTGTTCCTGGCCGCCATAAATGA
- the NUDT9 gene encoding ADP-ribose pyrophosphatase, mitochondrial isoform X3, which translates to MLSCYSPNENVHNKAHTSPYPGSKVERSKVPTDKVSWLVEWEDYKPVEYTAASVLAGPTWADPQISAKNFSPKFNEKDGQVERRSLSGLYEVENGRPRNPSGRTGLVGRGLLGRWGPNHAADPIITRWKRDSSGNKITHPISGKNILQFVAIKRKDCGEWAIPGGMVDPGEKISATLKREFSEEALNSLQKSRAEKEEMEKQMNRLFNQEHFVVYKGYVDDPRNTDNAWIETEAVNYHDEPGETMDNLFLEAGDDAGKVKWVDISEKLKLYANHGDFIKLVAEKRGAHWNEDPVPGRHK; encoded by the exons ATGCTGAGCTGTTACAGTCCAAATGAAAATGTCCACAACAAAGCCCACACGTCCCCATATCCAGGGTCAAAGGTTGAGCGCAGCAAAGTACCTACTGATAAAGTGAGCTGGCTAGTTGAGTGGGAGGATTACAAGCCTGTGGAATACACTGCAGCTTCTGTCTTGGCTGGACCCACGTGGGCAGATCCACAGATCAG TGCCAAAAACTTTTCTCCCAAATTCAATGAGAAAGATGGACAAGTGGAGAGGAGGAGTCTGAGTGGCTTGTATGAGGTTGAAAATGGGAGGCCCAG aaatccGTCTGGCAGGACGGGATTGGTGGGTCGAGGATTATTAGGGCGCTGGGGACCAAACCATGCTGCAGATCCTATAATAACTAG GTGGAAGAGAGATAGCAGTGGCAATAAAATAACTCACCCAATCTCTGGCAAGAACATTTTACAGTTTGTGGCAATCAAGAGGAAAGACTGTGGGGAATGGGCCATCCCAGGG ggTATGGTAGATCCAGGAGAGAAGATTAGTGCCACACTGAAACGAGAATTTAGTGAGGAGGCCTTAAACTCCTTACAGAAATCCagagcagagaaggaagagatggAGAAGCAAATGAACAGACTCTTCAACCAGGAACATTTTGTG GTGTATAAGGGATATGTTGATGATCCTCGTAATACAGACAATGCCTGGATAGAGACAGAAGCTGTGAACTACCATGACGAACCTG GTGAGACAATGGATAACTTGTTTCTGGAAGCAGGAGATGATGCTGGGAAAGTGAAATGGGTTGACATCAGTGAGAAACTCAAGCTATATGCGAATCATGGTGACTTCATCAAACTTGTAGCTGAGAAACGGGGAGCACACTGGAATGAAGATCCTGTTCCTGGCCGCCATAAATGA
- the NUDT9 gene encoding ADP-ribose pyrophosphatase, mitochondrial isoform X1, whose translation MARWCLARTVTVVSLTVTLSAVAVRYSSCRLPHRLLHPFRELAYSSVPVHWFNFYPVSMLSCYSPNENVHNKAHTSPYPGSKVERSKVPTDKVSWLVEWEDYKPVEYTAASVLAGPTWADPQISAKNFSPKFNEKDGQVERRSLSGLYEVENGRPRNPSGRTGLVGRGLLGRWGPNHAADPIITRWKRDSSGNKITHPISGKNILQFVAIKRKDCGEWAIPGGMVDPGEKISATLKREFSEEALNSLQKSRAEKEEMEKQMNRLFNQEHFVVYKGYVDDPRNTDNAWIETEAVNYHDEPGETMDNLFLEAGDDAGKVKWVDISEKLKLYANHGDFIKLVAEKRGAHWNEDPVPGRHK comes from the exons ATGGCAAGGTGGTGTCTGGCCCGGACTGTTACTGTGGTGTCTCTCACTGTAACTCTGTCTGCTGTTGCTGTCAGGTACTCTAGCTGCCGACTCCCCCACCGCCTCCTCCATCCATTCAGAGAGCTGGCCTACAG CTCAGTTCCAGTTCATTGGTTTAATTTTTACCCTGTCAGCATGCTGAGCTGTTACAGTCCAAATGAAAATGTCCACAACAAAGCCCACACGTCCCCATATCCAGGGTCAAAGGTTGAGCGCAGCAAAGTACCTACTGATAAAGTGAGCTGGCTAGTTGAGTGGGAGGATTACAAGCCTGTGGAATACACTGCAGCTTCTGTCTTGGCTGGACCCACGTGGGCAGATCCACAGATCAG TGCCAAAAACTTTTCTCCCAAATTCAATGAGAAAGATGGACAAGTGGAGAGGAGGAGTCTGAGTGGCTTGTATGAGGTTGAAAATGGGAGGCCCAG aaatccGTCTGGCAGGACGGGATTGGTGGGTCGAGGATTATTAGGGCGCTGGGGACCAAACCATGCTGCAGATCCTATAATAACTAG GTGGAAGAGAGATAGCAGTGGCAATAAAATAACTCACCCAATCTCTGGCAAGAACATTTTACAGTTTGTGGCAATCAAGAGGAAAGACTGTGGGGAATGGGCCATCCCAGGG ggTATGGTAGATCCAGGAGAGAAGATTAGTGCCACACTGAAACGAGAATTTAGTGAGGAGGCCTTAAACTCCTTACAGAAATCCagagcagagaaggaagagatggAGAAGCAAATGAACAGACTCTTCAACCAGGAACATTTTGTG GTGTATAAGGGATATGTTGATGATCCTCGTAATACAGACAATGCCTGGATAGAGACAGAAGCTGTGAACTACCATGACGAACCTG GTGAGACAATGGATAACTTGTTTCTGGAAGCAGGAGATGATGCTGGGAAAGTGAAATGGGTTGACATCAGTGAGAAACTCAAGCTATATGCGAATCATGGTGACTTCATCAAACTTGTAGCTGAGAAACGGGGAGCACACTGGAATGAAGATCCTGTTCCTGGCCGCCATAAATGA